One stretch of Streptomyces agglomeratus DNA includes these proteins:
- a CDS encoding 2-hydroxyacid dehydrogenase yields MRILAAGDHFVLNSLIREALEAAVTASPFELTELTLPWPLEPFTKVAEVDEASDRQDALIEALRGVEVCVTQMAPFTERVLDASPELRLIVVCRGGPVNVNVEAARARGVKVCFAPGRNAAATAEFTVGMMLAAMRRIPEAHDSLGRRGVWDGSYFTYERCGSELEDTRVGLIGYGAVGSRVARVLCAFGAEVEVYDPYVRGDVHGVRVASLDTLLSRSRVVTLHARLTDETRGLLGARELGLLPQGSVLVNVARGPLVDTEALCDALESGRLAAAALDTYEQEPLPAGTRLRGAPGVVMTPHLGGASRQVAEKAARIAAAEVARYAGGPALAHCLT; encoded by the coding sequence ATGAGAATCCTGGCAGCCGGTGACCACTTCGTCCTCAACTCGCTCATCCGCGAGGCTCTGGAGGCCGCCGTCACCGCGTCCCCCTTCGAGCTGACCGAACTCACGCTGCCCTGGCCGCTCGAACCCTTCACGAAAGTGGCGGAGGTCGACGAGGCGAGTGACCGCCAGGACGCCCTGATCGAGGCACTGCGGGGCGTCGAGGTGTGCGTGACGCAGATGGCGCCGTTCACCGAGCGGGTGCTGGACGCCTCCCCCGAGCTGCGGCTGATCGTCGTCTGCCGCGGCGGTCCGGTCAATGTCAACGTGGAGGCGGCGCGGGCGCGAGGGGTGAAGGTGTGCTTCGCGCCGGGCCGCAACGCGGCCGCCACCGCCGAGTTCACGGTCGGGATGATGCTGGCCGCGATGCGCCGCATTCCCGAGGCGCACGACTCGCTGGGGCGGCGCGGGGTCTGGGACGGCTCGTACTTCACGTACGAGCGGTGCGGGTCCGAGCTGGAGGACACGCGGGTCGGGCTGATCGGCTACGGGGCTGTCGGCAGCCGGGTGGCGCGGGTGCTGTGCGCGTTCGGCGCGGAGGTGGAGGTGTACGACCCGTACGTGCGCGGTGATGTGCACGGCGTACGGGTGGCCTCGCTCGACACGCTGCTGTCCCGGTCGCGGGTCGTCACCCTGCACGCGCGCCTCACCGACGAGACCCGCGGCCTGCTCGGGGCCCGCGAGCTGGGCCTGCTGCCGCAGGGGTCCGTGCTGGTCAACGTGGCACGGGGGCCGCTCGTCGACACGGAGGCGCTGTGCGACGCGCTGGAGAGCGGGCGGCTGGCGGCGGCCGCGCTGGACACGTACGAGCAGGAACCGCTGCCGGCCGGGACGCGGCTGCGCGGTGCGCCCGGGGTGGTGATGACCCCGCATCTGGGCGGGGCGAGCCGCCAGGTGGCGGAAAAGGCGGCGCGGATCGCTGCGGCGGAGGTGGCGCGGTACGCCGGGGGACCAGCATTGGCGCACTGCCTGACGTGA
- a CDS encoding ABC transporter ATP-binding protein: MTELVLRELRKTYTSRGRPQVEAVRGIDLELRPGELLGLLGPSGCGKSTTLRMIAGLESVTGGDILVGGASVVKVPARQRNIGVAFENYALYPPLTVAGNLGFGLAARGRPRGEVASRVRDIAERIGLSELLDARPGGLSSGQKQRVALARALIREPDVLLLDEPLSHLDAAQRDTTRRELKRIQQDLGHTTILVTHDQEEALSLADRIAVMKDGVIQQLGTPYEIYDSPANLFVADFVGEPAINLLPGVATADGCVRLSDTVRPAVPVRLAAGREVVLGIRPEDLRLVADGAGVRARVSAHEPLLESGIATLVLDGVAEPLVVQTGPEVRLDRDDTVRVAADPRLTHVFDAETGEALR, from the coding sequence ATGACTGAGCTGGTACTGCGCGAGCTGCGCAAGACCTACACCTCGCGGGGCCGCCCCCAGGTGGAGGCCGTGCGCGGGATCGACCTGGAGCTGCGCCCTGGTGAACTGCTCGGGCTGCTCGGGCCCTCCGGCTGCGGCAAGTCCACCACACTGCGGATGATCGCCGGGCTGGAGTCGGTGACCGGCGGGGACATCCTCGTCGGCGGCGCGTCGGTGGTGAAGGTCCCCGCCCGGCAGCGCAACATCGGGGTCGCCTTCGAGAACTACGCGCTGTATCCGCCACTCACCGTCGCCGGCAACCTCGGCTTCGGGCTCGCCGCGCGCGGCAGGCCACGGGGCGAAGTGGCGTCCCGGGTACGGGACATCGCCGAGCGGATCGGTCTGTCGGAGCTGCTCGACGCGCGGCCGGGCGGGCTCTCCAGCGGGCAGAAGCAGCGGGTGGCGCTGGCGCGGGCCCTGATCCGCGAGCCGGACGTACTGCTGCTCGACGAGCCGCTGTCGCACCTGGACGCGGCGCAGCGTGACACGACGCGCCGTGAACTGAAGCGCATCCAGCAGGACCTGGGGCACACCACCATCCTCGTCACGCACGACCAGGAGGAGGCCCTGTCGCTCGCCGACCGCATCGCGGTGATGAAGGACGGCGTCATCCAGCAGCTCGGCACCCCGTACGAGATCTACGACAGCCCGGCGAATCTCTTCGTGGCCGACTTCGTCGGGGAGCCCGCGATCAATCTGCTGCCGGGGGTGGCCACGGCCGACGGGTGCGTACGGCTCTCGGACACGGTGCGTCCGGCCGTTCCCGTGCGGCTCGCGGCGGGGCGGGAGGTGGTGCTGGGCATCAGGCCCGAGGATCTGCGCCTGGTGGCGGACGGGGCCGGAGTACGGGCGCGGGTGAGCGCGCACGAACCGCTCCTGGAGTCGGGCATCGCCACGCTCGTCCTCGACGGGGTGGCCGAGCCCCTCGTCGTACAGACCGGTCCCGAGGTGCGCCTCGACCGGGACGACACCGTGCGGGTGGCCGCGGACCCGCGGCTCACGCACGTCTTCGACGCCGAGACAGGAGAGGCCCTGCGATGA
- a CDS encoding DeoR/GlpR family DNA-binding transcription regulator, with the protein MSGDPRARGPAPRQAAIAERVLAAGSATAAELAERFDVSLMTIHRDLDELERQGLVRKFRGGVTAQPSGVFESNVAYRLKTMRAQKAAVAEHALRLIEPGMAVMLDDSTSTLEIARRLVAPGGSPAVTPLTVVTNFLEALTLLSGERGIHLMALGGDYDPLHSSFLGVSCTEAIQLLQVDICFTSTSAVSGGFAYHQEQHIVSVKRAMLDSAARNVLLLDHSKLGRVALHRLAPLSRFDLVLVDDGAAPELLRDLDEHKVPYEVCPALTAARGATGGPDHD; encoded by the coding sequence ATGAGCGGCGACCCGCGGGCGCGCGGCCCCGCACCCCGCCAGGCGGCCATCGCCGAGCGGGTGCTGGCGGCGGGGTCGGCGACCGCCGCCGAGCTGGCCGAGCGCTTCGACGTCAGCCTGATGACCATCCACCGCGACCTGGACGAGCTCGAACGGCAGGGGCTGGTACGGAAGTTCCGGGGCGGGGTGACCGCCCAGCCGTCCGGCGTCTTCGAGTCGAACGTCGCGTACCGGCTCAAGACGATGCGCGCCCAGAAGGCCGCCGTCGCCGAACACGCTCTGCGGCTCATCGAGCCGGGCATGGCGGTGATGCTCGACGACTCGACCTCCACGCTGGAGATAGCACGCCGGCTCGTCGCCCCGGGCGGCTCCCCGGCCGTCACCCCGCTGACCGTCGTCACCAATTTCCTCGAAGCGCTGACGCTGCTGTCGGGGGAACGCGGCATCCACCTGATGGCGCTCGGCGGCGACTACGACCCGCTGCACTCGTCGTTCCTGGGCGTCTCCTGCACGGAGGCGATCCAGCTCCTCCAGGTCGACATCTGCTTCACGTCCACCTCCGCCGTCTCCGGCGGCTTCGCCTACCACCAGGAGCAGCACATCGTCTCCGTCAAGCGGGCCATGCTCGACTCGGCCGCGCGGAACGTGCTGCTGCTCGACCATTCCAAGCTGGGCCGCGTCGCCCTGCACCGGCTCGCCCCGCTGTCCCGCTTCGATCTCGTACTGGTCGACGACGGGGCGGCGCCGGAGCTGCTGCGCGACCTCGACGAGCACAAGGTGCCGTACGAGGTGTGTCCGGCGCTCACCGCCGCGCGTGGGGCGACAGGAGGCCCGGACCATGACTGA
- a CDS encoding ABC transporter ATP-binding protein: protein MSTAAISLRGIHKTYGKNIALDGLDLDVGEGEFFCLLGPSGAGKTTTLKTVAGLEEPQSGTVSLDGTDMTGVEPYDRGVAMCFESYALYPHRSAYDNLASPLRSPRYKLPAAEARERIGEIAELLGIGALLERPVGALSNGQRQRVALGRVLVRPARAFLLDEPLSHLDAKLRQAMRAELKAIGAVRRTTTLYVTHDSVEALALGDRIGVIREGRIVQTGTREEIWHQPYDTFVARSFGRPRINLLPGTVTAHGTFLSADRFFEIPSAPAAVRSVAPGTPVQIGVRPRDLSLGSAGPGPGGIELMGTVYITEVLGRATEVTVRLGAQHLSLVVPRADAAGLRPDAPVRLTVRPESLLLFEADGADGEPGRRITG from the coding sequence ATGAGCACCGCCGCGATCTCGCTGCGCGGGATTCACAAGACGTACGGCAAGAACATCGCGCTCGACGGTCTCGATCTCGACGTCGGGGAAGGGGAGTTCTTCTGCCTGCTCGGGCCGTCCGGCGCGGGCAAGACCACGACGCTCAAGACCGTCGCCGGGCTGGAGGAGCCCCAGTCGGGGACGGTCTCGCTCGACGGCACCGACATGACGGGAGTCGAGCCGTACGACCGGGGCGTGGCGATGTGCTTCGAGTCGTACGCCCTCTACCCGCACCGCAGCGCGTACGACAACCTCGCCTCGCCCCTGCGCTCCCCCCGGTACAAGCTGCCGGCCGCCGAGGCGCGGGAGCGTATCGGTGAGATCGCCGAGCTGCTCGGCATCGGCGCGCTGCTGGAGCGCCCGGTCGGCGCGCTGTCCAACGGGCAGCGGCAGCGCGTCGCGCTCGGCCGCGTCCTGGTGCGCCCCGCCCGCGCGTTCCTCCTCGACGAGCCGCTGTCCCACCTCGACGCCAAGCTGCGCCAGGCGATGCGCGCCGAGCTGAAGGCGATCGGGGCGGTCCGGCGCACCACCACCCTGTACGTCACGCACGATTCGGTGGAGGCGCTGGCGCTGGGCGACCGTATCGGGGTGATCCGGGAAGGCAGGATCGTCCAGACCGGTACGCGCGAGGAGATCTGGCACCAGCCGTACGACACCTTCGTCGCCCGCTCCTTCGGCAGGCCCCGCATCAATCTGCTGCCGGGGACGGTCACCGCTCACGGGACCTTCCTGTCCGCGGACCGCTTCTTCGAGATCCCGTCGGCCCCGGCGGCGGTACGGTCCGTCGCGCCCGGCACTCCCGTGCAGATCGGGGTCAGGCCGCGCGACCTGTCGCTGGGCTCCGCCGGCCCCGGCCCCGGCGGCATCGAGCTCATGGGCACGGTCTACATCACCGAGGTCCTGGGCCGCGCCACCGAGGTCACCGTGCGGCTCGGCGCGCAGCACCTGTCGCTGGTCGTGCCGCGCGCCGACGCCGCCGGGCTGCGGCCGGACGCCCCGGTGCGGCTGACCGTACGGCCGGAGAGCCTGCTGCTGTTCGAGGCGGACGGCGCGGACGGCGAGCCCGGGAGGAGGATCACCGGATGA